gagatggctggacggcatcactgataaaatgaacatgaacttggataAACTCTGGGCGATGgtaggggacagggaggcctggtgtgctgcagtccatggggtcacaaagattcggacacgactgggtgactgaacaataacaacaaaggggTTTGAAACCATAAACTACTGAGCTTTTAACGTAATCTTGAAATCCAAACTGGATAAGGACCTTAGAGGAAAAGTTTAGGGCCAACCTCACTTATCAACATGGATGTGAAAATCCTAAGTGAATTATTAGCTGATCGAATTCAACAGTACAGATAAGAATATTTCAGGACTTCCTTGTTGGCGCAGTGGataagagcctgcctgccaatgcgggggactTGATCCTTGGTCCAGACACACTCCAATGCTGAGgtgcagctaagcccatgtgccacaactactgagcctgcatgctgcagctactgaagcccaagtgcctagagcccatgctctgcaacgagagaaaccaccacaatgagaaactctCACATCACAGTGAAGCACAGtgcctgctcaccgcaactagacaAAGCCTAGGCAAAAACAACAAAGACAACCAATACAAGGAacattttccctggtggctcagctggtaaagagtctgcctgcaatgcaggaggccttggttcaattcctgggttgggaagatctcctggagaagggaatggctacccactccagtattctggcctggagaattccatggactgtatagtccatggggttgcaaagagtcagaaacgacacAGCGactatcattttcccttttcaaggTTAAAAACACCATATTATACATTATACTAGGGAAAATATAGGATTATCAAGTGAAGTACTAAAAGAAGTTAACAAAATTTGATGCCCATTATGATTTTCAAAACCTTGCATAGAAAATAAGggctggggttccctggtggttcagatggtaaagaatctgcctgtaatgcaggagacctgggtttaatccctgggtggggaagatcccctggagaaggcaatggcacccgattccagtattcttgcctgaagaattccatggacagaagagcctggtgggctacagtccatggggtcttaaagagttggacaggactgagtgattaacactttcacttacataAAAATGAGGGAACTTATGTGTGCTGATAAAGGGTATCCCCTaaaagagtgagtgagtgagtgagtgaaaggtgttctctcgtgtccgactcttttcgaccccatggactttacagtccatggaatctccaggccagaatattggagtgggtagactatctcttctccagtagatcttcccgacccaggaatcaaaccagggtctcctgcattgcaggtggattctttaccaactgagctataagggaagcccatctcttaaaaacctaaaagaaaaatacaaacccaactTAGTGAAACTTACAAAGCATTCCCATTTAAGTCAAGATTGGACATGGACTTGGGCCCTGGAGAGCCAACAGCAAAGTGAAAGCTTCTCTTGGGCGTCCCCTTGCATCAGGCTCCCAGGAGTCCCACAGCCACCACTCCCATtaccccccaggaaggagcagtacTGTTACCGGACACACAAAACGATCCACCACATCCCACACAGACAGTACAGCTTCAGACAACAGGATCAGATAGAAGCTACAAAATATGTATTAAGTGAGTTGTGTCATAGGGCatacatgtacacctatggctgattcttgttgaggtttgacagaaaacaacaagattctctaaagcaattatccttcagttaaacataaattaattgaaaaaaataatgagtCAAAGCATAGTATACAAAGAACAAGAAAGTATATAAAACAAAGCTAtccaaaataatagcaaaaaaagatagattttagaaacaaatgaataaaaattatagaaatgaaaaatatagtcGTTGGAACAAAAATGCAGTAGATGAACTGCAGCAGAGGAGAGAATTAATGAATAGAAAGGCAAATCTGGGGAATTACATAgaaagcgagagagagagagagaggaggaggaagaggagggaagtaTGACAGATTAAGGTAAGGAGGATTATAATatcgctgggcttccctggtggctcaaacagtaaagaattcacctgcaatgcaggagacctaggttcgatccatggttcgggaagataccctgcagaagggaatggctatccactccagtcttcttgcctggagatttccacagacagaggagtctggcaggctacagtccatggggtcacaaagagttggacatgactgagcaactaacactttcactttcataatatcATTAGTCACAGTAGCCAGAGAGTGGAAGCAACCCAGACATCCatcaatgaatgaaagaataaactaaATGTGGTATGTTCATACAacagagtattattcagccttaaaatgaaagaaatcccAACATGTGCTACAGTAATATTGTACTCTGAGGGCATTAGGCTAAAGTGAGATGACCCAGTCACACAAGGACAAGTCTTACATGATTCCATTCATGTGAGGTCCCTAGAGTCGTCAAATGCACAAAGATAGAAAATCCATTGGTGACTtaggggaagaggagaaaggggagttATTATTTAATGGGTACATGGTGTCCATTTTTGCAAGATGAGAAGTTATAGCGATGGATGGTAGTCATGGTTACACAACGATGTGAATGCACTTAATGCTGATAACCTACACaattaaaatttgattaaaatgttATACATGCATTTTaccactttttttcccctgcaggatcttagtttcctgaccaacgatcaaacccagaccccagCAGTGAAAACGCCCAGtgctaaccactgaaccactgagaATTCCCaccataactttttaaaaataattttctaaagaaGTCAAaaaggcaacaacaacaaagacactgAGGAGTTTCCTGAagaaagaatatagaaaatggaggagaaaaaatattcacagaaaTGATGGCTGAAAACTTTCCAGAGCAGAAGACATGAAACCTCAGACAAGCAACTGGAATAACTTCTGGGATAAATAAATTAGCCATCAGTTGCTTGTGAAAGAGAAGATTCAATAGTGTAAGGATGTCAGTTTTTCTCCAATTAAATGATAAATCGAAAGTAATTCCAAGTAGAATCCTTTTTCAGGGATTTTGACCAACTGATGTTAAAATTAACACAGAATAGTAAAGGAATATGAATAACATATTTTTGAAAGCAATTGatttttttacatgaaaaaaacaaaactggcttTCCCTCACCACTCACCCagtaaatacaaaacaaaattccAGATCTATATGGGAAAGACAaagttgtaaaattattttttaaattattgaagacTATCCGTATGACATCtggtgcgtgcatgtgtgctaagttgcttcagtgtgtccaactctttccacccctatggacagtagcccaccaggctcctctgtccatgggagttgccatgccctcctagaTATCTGGTAGGAAAGACTATTTAAGACACAACAAGCAAAAATCATGAATGAGTTAAATGTGACCACTTGAACATTTaaagattttgaatttttactatatggggacttccctggtggtccagtggctaaggatcCAAGCTagcaatgcaggggcccaggttcgacccctggtcagggaactagatcccatatgctgcaactaaagatcctgcatgccacaacggAGACCAAAGATCCCCcaagctgcaaccaagacccagaacAGGCAAACAAATAAGTTAATTCATTAAACACATAACaaaagtaagcttaaaaaatactATATGCACAATTAAAAACAGAGCAACAGATTGAGAAGATATCTGTGTCTGAAATAACAGAGTCCAGTGTGGGCATTACTTACACATGTTTAGAGGTGCAATTTCCTCCCAGCTGTGTAATTCTGGGTAAGCTACAGCACCCCTCTTTGCCTGTTTTTTCCAAGTGTGAAAAGAGGAAGGGGCTTTTGTAAGAATCGGAGGATTTAATATCTCCTAAGACAAAGAACTGATACTCTTGAGAgtatttggagaagactctttgagagtcccttggactgcaaggagatcaaaccagtcaatcctaaaggaaatcagtcctgaaaattcattggaaggactgatgctgaagctgaagctccaatactttgaccaactgatgtgaagtgctgactcattggaaaagaccctgttgctgggaaggcaggagaaggggaagacagaggatgagatagttggatggcatcaccgactctatggacctgagtttgggtaaagtctCGGAGTTgtttatggacagggaaggctggcatgcagcagcccatgggattgcagagttggatacgactgagtgactgaactgaagtgaattgaatATCCCCTAAAAGCACTTAGGATAGAGCCTTGCACAGacgaacaaatgaataaattgttAGCTTGCTACTGATATTTAAGGAATGCTGACAAATCTTTAAGAAAACCACAAACAGCTGAACAGTATTTATCACCTCTTCAGTTGGACTTGTAACTGTCAGCTCCATCTGCACACCAGACCACTAGTCCTTCACTCAGGAGAAGCACCCTGCAGACCTGTGACCTGATTGATGTCCTGCCCCCTGGTGGTCCACAGGGAGAACTGTGCATCCAACACCAGACTGAGAAAGACTTCAGATCTTAGATCCCGATTCACAGCTTGTATGTGTCTATTCTGAGATTCTACTAtacgtgtgtgtgtttttaatatatatatttatatataacttgacttatttatttttggctgtgctgagtcttccttgctgcgagcgtttttctctagttgcagtgaggggactactctctagttgtggcttctcattgcagacgctcctcttgttggggagcacaggctctagggcacgcaggttcagtagttgtggctcccaagctatagggcacaggctcaatagttgtgtcccatgggcttagctgttcctCAGCCtatgggatcttctcagatcaggggttgaacctgtgtctcctgagttggcaggcagattctttacctctgagccaccagggaagtccttcgaTTCTTTTTGAAAAAGGCTGGGGAAGGAATCAAGTTGTAAAGTCGGGCCTTGACTCTTGAGCTCACTAGATCTGTGGCTGAGAATAGAGCCCTGACCTCAACCTGCCTCTGTGTGCCCATCCTCAAAGGGAGGAGGTTGGAGGGGAGGAACtcttaaaatattattcataACAAGGCTGCTATCTCATGCCTGTGGATTTTTACCCAGGGAGTGGGGGAATCAAATACAGAATCTCTCATGTGTCTAGAGTTAGAGGCAAGATTTAAGCTCTGCTCTTAGCATTCATGACCCTCACAATGAGGGTCACCCTGGGACCACATGGTTTCACCCGGAAGGGCTCGACATTGATCTCAGCCATTGCAGAGTTTTGCAGGAATTTAACTTGGGCTACATTTTGCATATTACTGGACCCCCATGTAAAAGAACAGAGCAGGTTAGCTTATGTTCACTTAGGAGGCCGAGTTTAGGAGCATTAGGCCCCATGTCTTGGCCATGCTGTCCTACCCTTGACTCTTCCAAAGGCCAGAAAGAAGTTGTGGTAAGCTTTCAAGACAAGAGTAGGCAAGAGTGGGAGTGAGTCCTGATCTCTGAAGCACTCTCTGTTCTGTCCAAGCCCACCCCAGAGCCCAGAGAACCGTCACCCTCACCCACCTTCACCCTTGAGACCTTCATCGCCCAGGTCCCCAGACACTTGGTCAACGTATTCTTCTTAACTCcattaagaaacaaaaatcatCACAGTGGTCATTACTTAATTTTACAATAATGATTTCTGCTTTAAGcttggctttaaaaaattttttttctttttttgaaaccttttcttttatattggagtatagccgatcaacaatgttgtgacagtttcaggtggacagcaaagagactgaGCCGTACATATCCATgtgtccattctctcccaaactcccctcctatccaggctgccatgcTATGTGGCAGAGCAAAGCTCGCTGTGCCCAACAGTGTGCCCAGTTTAAATACCacagtgtgtacatatccatcccagactccctaactatcccttgcCCGGATCCTTCCCCCATGGGAGCCATAAGTTTATTAGTctgtgagacttttttttttggcctgggtTTTAAACTCTGATGGAGTCTGTGAGTCTCACTGCCTCTTACCTGCCTAGGTTATTCACCAAGGGGCCGACCATGAGAGAGCCGAGGAAGCCTCCGAAGGGAAACATGGACACAGTAACCGACCACAGCAAGGTCAAGTAGAACTCGTTCATGTATTCACCGACTCTGTCATAGTAGGTATAGTTGTAGAAGTCTTTCATGAACTGGAGAGCAGAGCAAAGCAGAACACCAGAATCATTCGAGCTGGTTTGCAGAAAGAACAATGGAAGCTGTCGGGCCACCCGATGGGATGAGCTGGGCATGTGGACATCAACACGATGAAGTGGAGGAGAGGGAGTGAGGATTAAAAGCAATTAGCAGGGGGCACCCACGGGCCGGGGGCAGGAGGCTGCGAGGCCTCTGATAGGCAAAGCACTCAGGATGTTTCTAACCCCAGAAAGGAATGACTCCAGCGTTCCAATCACAGAATCAATGTCGGATGATCCCTTCCCCATCCAGCCCCTGCTGTGCATTACCTGTCTGCAGAAGATCAGAGCCCTCTCAAACCTCCCCTGACCCACCCCTGAGGCCGGCCTGCCTTGTGTCCAGCCAGGCCTGGCTCTCCACAAGAATCTGAGGCCCGGGGACCTGGTGCAGCCCCACGGCCCCCTGCCTGCAGGTTCCTTGAGTCTGTGCTGCTGTCTCCTGGGTGTGACCCCTCCCTTCACTCGAGGCCCCACCGTGTGCCCTCAGCATGTGTGCAGCCCTACCCAAGCAGCCACCCAGACACCAGCTGCTCCAAACCCGCCTCTCTGCTCCCTGGGGGGGCTGCACCTTGCCCACCACAGCGACCTACCTCAGAAGGAGAGTTAATAGTAGCCACGTTGTACCCATACTGGAAGGACGACCCAAAGGCAGCTATCAGCGTCGCCAGAACAATCACGGCTGTCAGCCTCTGCGGGAGACGAGATCACAgtttcaggtcaggaagcagccccGGGATTCCAGGGAACTCAGGACTTACTCAGAGTCTTGTAGAAAGATGGACGTAATGGGACTTGAAGACCCATGGTCTTTCAACCACTCCATGTCTGGAACCCTACCCTCCACTCACCTGGGTAGAGCAGGTTTCCTTAACAGTAGCGCTTAGGCTTGGACAATCCTGTGTTGTCCTGGGCTGTCCGATGTGCACAGTAGGGACAGCCCTCCCCCATCTGTGACAACCTAAAAGTCTCCATACATAGCTAAATGTCCCTAGAGCAGGTGGGGACTCACCGCTGGTTGAGAATCACTGGGTCAGAACAAAACTAAAGGATCACCTGTTCCAGCACTCCATCCAATGTCTGAGTTGCTTCTGTGACATTTCTGCTGTGGAGCTGCCTTGGCCTCCTGCAGCAAATGCACTCAAGTACTGCCTCCAACAGCGCTTGTGTGTTTAGTAGCTCAGGCGTGTATTTGTGTttagtcgcttggtcatgtctgactctttgccatcccaaccaaggactgcagcctgtcagtctcctctgtccatgagattctccaagcaagaacactgaaaggggttgccatttcctcttctaggagatcctcctgactccgggactgagcccacatctcttatgtcttctgcactggcaggtggtttctttaccactacaacacctgggcttccctgatggctcagggagTTAAGAATTCACTTaactcaggagatgcaagagatgtgggtttgatccttggctcaggaagatcccctggaggaggaaatgacaacccgctccagtattcttgtctgaaaaatcccaaggacagaggagcctggtgggctgtagtctaaaGGGTTGCCTCCGACACAAACTCCCTtaaaaatcagagagaaaaaaatgtgacaatttttaattatttagggTCACTGATTCATTTCCTTTAACCTTTAGACTTTGCTATAAGAAGCAGAAGGCacagtgaaaaaaatttaaatatagatttcGGGGGACtctttaaacacacacattcCGTGATATCCCCTTTAACCCTTGGGAAACTGAACACGCATTAAGTGGAAGGACCTTTGCTGTTAGAATCTATGGATCTCGGTTTGAATTTGCTCACTGCTACCTTCTGGCTTAATTTATTTgatcttcaatttcctcatctttagcATTAGGATAATGACAACCCTTGGAGTTATTGCGAGGATTAATTTTATGGAAGCGTCTAGTCCTGAAGGTGAATCCACTGACTGGGGGTGAGTCTGGGCGTGGCTCTCAGAACCCACTGTTGATGCACTTCATCCTGCGTTCCTACTGAGGTCCCTGGCACATGGGACTCAGTACCTCCTGTGCTGAGCTGAGGTCCTCACATCTCCTTGAACAACATCCCTGCTGATCTAAGGAGGACCTCTTGAGAGAGGCAAGTAGGAACAGGACAGGCCGAGAAAAAGTGGTCACCCGGGCCTTGCCTAGTGCCCGGAAGGGGACATGCAAACTAGtgacacccctcccccaccccacagagCAAGGGTAGGACTCGCAAGGGCCCTGGTTAAGAGCCGAACCCTCCCTCCATCAAATGAATTAACAAACACTTTGTTCACAGGAAGTTTCTGCTGACGATGAGGAGAGCCACCGACAAGGAGCAGCGGGCTCAGGCCCCACCACTCCCTGGGGCCAGTAGAGCCAGTGGGTGATGGAAGTCAGGGAGCAGGCAGTGGGGCCCAGGAGGGAAGAAGGGTTCCAGGGCAGTTGCTACATGGTGTTTTCTAAAGACAGGGGCACACAGGTAGGcacacccaccaccacccccaaaacCCCACCCAGTAGGTAGCATAGGGCCAACTGAGCTCATCTCCCGAAGTGCTCTGGGtaatcattcactcattcattcgaCAGATTGAGCACCCACTGTGAGTCAGGCATGGTTCTGGTCCTATGTACTAGAGAATTAGTAGAGAACAAAGCAAAGATCCCTCCCCTGTAGctgaagaagggacaggctacccacaccagtattcttgagcttccctggtggttcagctggtaaagaatccgcctgcaatgtgggagacctgggttcgatccctgggttgggaagatcccctggagaagggaaaggctacccactccagtattctggcctggagaattccacagactgtatagtccatggggacacaactgagagaatttcacttcacttcatagctgTCCTATTGCTTGACTTgatggaagggaggaaggaaggaagaaaaaatgttGATTAAAATGTCTCTTCTTCCAATTTTCTTCTCAGTGAGTGAAAAACTATAAATGCACTCAGTTTCATTCATTCTGCAGGGGCAACTCCGACATTCTGCTTTGATGAGTCCTAAGATTTAAAGTCCTTAGCAAAGCTCAGCCAGGAAGCTGAGTGATGCCTTGAGTTCATACCCTAATTTGGGAGGATCTTGCCAGGCACATGACTAGACAGCTCCCTGCCTGCTCTTACAGGATCCTAGCAAAACTCATCAGAAGGATCTCAGGCTGTCAATTCTCTAAGCCTGCAGCACATGATTCAATTTCTAGTCCCTGGCTTGAGTTCATACCCTAAATTGGGAGGATCTTGCCAGGCACATGACTAGACAGCTCCCTGACTGCTTTTACAAGATCTTAGTAAAACTCATCAGAAGGATCTCAGGCTGTCTAAGCCTGGAGCACATGATTCAACTTCTAGTCCCTGGCTTCGTCCTTGAATTCAGGCCACAGTCACATTCTAGGGACCCTTGTGAATCAGAGCTCACCCACTGGGGAAAAAGCAAGGACATTCTGGTAAGTCCTCACTGACTTTGCTGGTCCAAATTCCTTCCTTTGGATGAAACAGAATTATTCttaaggcaggaaaagaaaaatttaaggtaAAATTTTCTTCATTGCTTGGGTCACTATCTCCTCCCTTTTAGGGTAGATTGTGCATCTGTGTTACACATTAACTAGGTCCCCTTAGAAAACACAGGAATGCCTACTCCtaaatagataaattttaaaaaaaaagaaaaaaagcaatttccTCGTGGCCCCAGCAAGATAAAACCTTAGGCGATAACATTCCTTCTTCAATCCTATAAGATGTCACAATAGCTCTCTACTTGCCTTGCTAGGCTATGTAAACCATCAATATGTGACTTTGACGTATATAACTCTCTGTCTCAGAAATTACATAATTGTGCTTTGACTTCTAACAGGAGGAAAAGTCCCCAGAGCTCTCTGAAAGGTTGTTTCCCAGGTTATAATCCTCAAGCTGGTGTGAATAAAAATTTCCATGTCTTTCTTAGATTGATTGTTGATCAATTTTTCATGGACAAtgcattaaacaaatatttatcaacagCCAACTATGAGCCAGGCACCACCCTACAGAATGCTGAGCAAAATGCCTGCCCCCAAGAAGACTGTGGTCCAATGgggaagacatttttttttaagtacttaatAATTAAACTAGAACTGTAGCAAGGTTTATGTAGAAAATCCATGGAAGTGGTTAAAAAGGGAAGTCAGGAAAGTGACTGAGAGAGGGTGGGGCTTTGGGTAGGGGAGTGACTGAGGCAGGGGCAAGAGGTGCCAGCTTTGAGGATTATTTTAGGAAGCAAAATCAAAGGATTTGGTACTCTGTGAGAAAAACGAAAATCAAGCCCACAATGTGATACTGCTGCTCACCCATTAGGATGATTAAAGCCAACAAAACAGATAATACATGTTGACAAGGACGTTGAGAACATTAGAACCCTCTCACATTGCtgggggaatgtaaaatggtggagccactttggaaaacagtccaaCAGTTCTTCAAACAGTTAAATGTAGAGTTAAGTATACGACCCAGCAAATCCACTCCTAGGTTTATaccaaagagaatgaaaacatatgttcccACAAACTTGATCACAAATGGTCATAGCAGCATTTTTACCATactcaaaaagtagaaacaacccaaatgttcatgaaCTGATGAACTGATAAGAAAAACGTGGAATTGAATTGAATGACTATTCAATGAAGTATTACATGTCcttgaaaaggaatgaagcactGTTACTGCCTACAAAGTGAACAGACCTATAAAATGGGCtacgtgaaagaagccagtcacagatCACCTGGTTCAATCcgtgtgaaatgtccagaatggaCAGACCCACGGAGACAGAGATCAATCAGCGACTGCCCAGGgttgaggagaagaggaggagatgggggaaaTGCAGAGTGACTGCCAATAGGTACGGAGTTTCTTTTGAAGGTGATGAAAATCGTGTACAATTGATtgtggtggacttccctggttgtccagtggttaagaatctgcctgtcaatgcaggggacacagcttcgatccctggcctgggaagatttcacatgcttcagggcaactgaacccacgtgccacagctactgaagcccgtgtgccctagagactgtgctccgcaacgagaagcccctacaaagagaagcctgtgcattgcagcaaagagtagcctcacttgctgcaactagagaaaagctccaagacccagcacagccaaaaaaaattaaaagtggctCAACACCCTCAAGACATGAGACGGGGCTGTTGTCCAAGCCCAGGGAGAGCTGTGATTTGTGCTTTAGAGAAAAGCTAGGGGTCACTTCCCTCATGCCCACAGTAAGCTGGCTTCCTGTTTTTCATGACGGTGAGGACATTTTGAAACTCTAGTAGGACAGCCACTCTCAGGGCAAGCCTTCTGAGAGGGTGTGATTCCAGGTCTCTGGGAAGAAGGCCCCACCCAAACCATCCCTCTTAGGAATTTGGCCCCAATTTCTTTTCTACCATCAGAGAGACACTCTTAGCCTAAGACTTTTGCTTGTCAGGCATCTCCAGTCAGAACAAAAATATCCCCGGAAAATAAGAGTTCCTATGAATTATTAACACAGTAAGTCACTTTATCACACTATGGAATGAATCCAAAATTTCACAAACATTCCTTGAGGTCTGAGTGCTGAGGGGAGGAGAGACAGACAAACTGGAGGTGCCCTGTCTCTGTGGGAGTTCACAGCTGCCTTTCTTGCtgctggctgtgtggccttgggccagCTCCTACACTTCtctgttccttcatctgtaaaatggggatgatgatacTGCCATCCTCACAGGATGGATGTGGGGAATAAATGAGTTCATACATGTGAAACGCTCAGACCCACAGCTGACTTGTGGTACACACTACAAGCGTTACACATTACATCAGAGGTTTGCTATCAATATTAATTATTAACGATGCAAATCAGAGGGAAGTTACGTGCTCAATGACACTCAACTAGTTGGTGGTGGCGGCATGCCACAAAAACACTCTGCTTTCATCTTCCAAAGCATtctggcattttatttttataatccattttattttgtctttcagCCCAAGAATCTCTTTTTCCCCGTGGGAAGTCTTGAGGCACACCAAatttgtgtcttttctctttACAGGTGAGGAACCCAAAGGCCAGTCAGGTTGTGGTCACATGCACAGCCACCAGGGACAAAGAGAGCTGGGCCCTTCCCACCAGCCCAGCAGCGCCCGCACACCCACCCCCAGTGGCAGCCCAGACTCTGTGGCCTCACTCACTGCCCCCCACTTCTCCTCAGCTCCTAAATGCCCCTCAGCTTTGCTGTGACTTGCAGGTTCTTTTTCACAGCCACCACCAGTATAGTTCTGTTTTGATGTCCCCCAGTACGTATTTACCAAAGGACTAGGTCTGCCCTCAGGAGCCTGGAAGGGGAGCAGCATGCATCCCCCAGGATGGACCTGGAGGAGGCCTCCTTCCTGGGGGGGATTGCAGGAGCAGGTGACTATGATCAGCCCTTATGTTTTTGTATGTAACCGTTTAATCACCTCCTTTCAAAATGCATCGTTCATTTTCAGGGACCACCACGTGGGGCATTTCTGTTATTTTGCAGCCGCACCTGGGGACACAGTTGGGTGGCACAGTACTCACTGAAGAGACGGCACAGAAAGGACCAGGGCTTCCCCTGATCCCCTAATCCCCAAGTTCTTGTTATCTCACAGTCTCTTCTCCGTAAAATAGAAGAGATAACATTTGACCTAACACGGTCTTGTTACCGTGAGGTCCACAAGACAATCCCTGTGGAGTGACACACTGATTTCTAAAGCAGGAAATCTCATGGGCGAGGGTGAGACTGGCATCTGGTGAGTAGACACCAGAGATGATGCTAAACAACCTACAACACCCAGGTCAGAAACCACAaaccccctccccggccccacaGCAAAGAACCACCTAGCTCCGAACGTCAGTAGCACCCTGCTTTAAAGGATgatcaaaaaataataacatggggacttccctggtgggacagTGGGTGGGAAACTGCCTatcaatgcagaggacacggatttgatccctgatccgggaagatcccccatgccgaggagcaactaagcctatgtgatgcaactactgagcccacacaccacaattcCTGAAGCTTGTGTGCCTAGAACCcgtgcttcacaagagaagccacttcaaggagaagcctgtgcacctcaacgaagagtagcccctgctcactgcaactagagagggcctgtgtgcagcaacgaagacccagtacagcccaaaaataa
This region of Capra hircus breed San Clemente unplaced genomic scaffold, ASM170441v1, whole genome shotgun sequence genomic DNA includes:
- the LOC108633197 gene encoding solute carrier family 2, facilitated glucose transporter member 5-like; this encodes MEPQDPVKREGRLTAVIVLATLIAAFGSSFQYGYNVATINSPSEFMKDFYNYTYYDRVGEYMNEFYLTLLWSVTVSMFPFGGFLGSLMVGPLVNNLGRKGTLLFNNIFSIVPALLMGFSDLAKSFEMIIVARVLVGICAGKPFCDLG